A window of Gossypium hirsutum isolate 1008001.06 chromosome D13, Gossypium_hirsutum_v2.1, whole genome shotgun sequence genomic DNA:
AGTAGCTAGTACAGCCACGGCCATGCCCTTCACTTACTCTTCATCCCCCAGCTTTGCTGATGAAAAATATGGCTGGGTTGGTGATACGTGGTTCACTCATCGACCgggttttctttattatttttgaattttttttttatccaaGTAACGAAaagtgaaacgacgccgtttcaaagGCCCTTTCTTTGATACAGCCTTGGTTCTACCTTATACAAggctttgggttttttttttttttaactttaatttgttTTCTGAGGGAAAACAAATCGTTCAGAAGAAGAAATTATTTTCCCGCGCATTTTAATCTAAAATCGCCGATCGATGGCTCCGAAATCCGATAACACCGAAGGTACCACCGTCTATTTCTCTTCTTCATTCTTTTCAGATTTTAGGcgttgattttttaatttaatcctaaagGGAAATTTCGTTTATTACCCACTTATATTTTGTCTTGATTGATTGAAGCTCGattcttattttttcttctttctaaaTCTCTTTCAAAATTTATTTGCAGCAATCGTGCTCAACTACGTGAATGAGGCAagcctttttctttcttttggtttCTGTTAAAGTCTTACGTTTAGATTCTAATTTCTTGTTCTGGTTTCAATTAGGTTCCATTATTTTATTCGTTATTTGGATAATTTATATCAAGGCCATTGTTAGAGGAAATTTAGTTATTAGACTCTGCATTGAAGTCTTTTTAGTTATTAGACTCTGCATTGAAGTCTTTCTTTTCGTTATTTCTCGCTACTCACTTTGATACATTTTCCTTCATTTTGCGTAATTTTCTTGACTAGCAAATAGAGAGTAGATCCTTCAGCTGTTAGGAAATGAGATTTCATCTTAATTATGTGGCTGCCTAACTCCATCCACACGTAATTgcaaattacaagaaaaatgataataattattaaaaaaaaaggttagtgAGAGTATTCATTTGATGAGAGTAATTACGATGTCTTTTGATAATTTGTTATGAGAGTATTCATCTTTAATTATGTGGCTACTTAACTCCACTCACAACTGtaataggaaaaaaaaaagataccaATAATTATAAAATGGAGGTTAACTAGACTATTCATTTTGATGAAAACTATCTCAGCTTTTGCTGTACAATTTCTTTTAAAACgaaattaaaaaagagagagGGGGAGAGGATTGAGATAAATAACCATTCACTGATAGTGCATTTCTGCAAGTACTTATGATTCCTTGTTGAAATCTGTATTCAACCTGACGTTTCTTTTTATAAACCAGCAAAATCGTCCTCTAAATTCTCAAAATGTTGCCGATTCTCTACAAAAGTATAACCTCAAAAAGGCTTCCATTCAAAAAGCACTGGATAGTCTTGCTGATAGTGGAAAAATTTCATTCAAGGAGTATGGTAAGCAGAAGATATACCTTGCTCGTCAAGACCAGTTCAATATCCCCAACAATGAAGAGCTTGCTTCTATGAAGGAAGAAAATGCCAAACTGCAGGAACACCTTGATCAACAAAAAAAAGCAATCACTGAGGTTGAGGGAGGTAATGAAATGATAATCCTTGAACATCAGATTAGTATTCTGCTAGAAGGGGTAGCAGATATCTTTTTGAACATGTCAGCCCTTGTCTTAAGATTCTAACTTTTCGGTTTTACTTTTCTATTTCCTTTTAAGGAAATGTTCTCAAGTTGTGTCATGTAAACATGGGTATATACTGTTGTTTCAGAAATTAAAAGCTTGCAGTCTAATCTAACTCTGGAACAGATTCATGACAAGGAAGCTAAACTGAGGAAAGAGGTAAGGGTTATGACTAATTTACCAATATAGGAGCTTTTCATTCCTCTTTATCAAAACTGGTTGCAGATGTTTCTGCCGAAGTAAGTGAGAAATAATTTTGACATTGTTTGTTATGCATCAGGTTAAGGAAATGGAGGACAAATTAGTTAAATTGCGTGGAGGAGTAACTCTGGTTAGGCCAGAGGAAAAAAAGGCAGTTGAAGCCATGTATTCTGAGAAAATAAGCCTGTGGAGAAGACGGAAAAGGATGTTCAAGGATCTATGGGATGCTATCACGGAGAACTCACCTAAGGATCTAAAGGAGTTCAAGGTTCCAAAGCTCCATTCTTTTAGCAGTAATCCACATTTTGCACCATAAAAGTTATCTGACATTGGCTTGTGTTTGCAGGAGGAACTGGGAattgaatatgatgaagatgttggTGTGAATTTACAATCAGTCTCTGAGCTCCTTCAGCATGGGAAGAAGCGGGCCAGAGGTCAGTAACTTAACGTGAAGCGGTACATACTTGGTCATCAACTCAGACTCAGATTTTGGTATTTCTCTAGAGATAATATGTTCAGATATTTGTAGTTTCTTCATCCTTGTTAGAGGTCTAAACCGTTACTTCTGGATCCCACAGAGTTCCTCTTTTAAATGCACGTTACATGCCTATGTTATTGTTAGGTCATTTATGTAAAGCTAGGTTTTATAGACTAATAACCTTTGGTTATTAATATTACAAGCCAAAGCATATTATTCTATGAGCAGCCTATTTGATCACAGTTTGTAAGTATGAAAAATCTTAAGTCTTAATCCATTATCTTTTCAAAATCTTAAGTCTTAATCCATTATCTTTTCTGATGATATTCCTTGTTTAGATTGTATGTAGTATTTTCTATAGGAACTTGGTATAGTATAACAAAATAATTAGGCTTCACAAAAGAATCattctaaaatattttacattaagTTTACATCtgattaaaaataacaaaagaaatatCAAAGACCAAAACCAACTTATACACTGAACTAAAGCTATATTTGCAACTCCATGGAACTTacaaacatttaatttattcGCGCTCCTCAATATCCTGTCACTTGGTCCAAGTCCTCGAAGAAAACATCCCCTTATTTATGGTAAAGTGTCGTTTACCTTTCATCCATGTGTGCAGTGGGTTTTCAGGTCGAGTCTCCACCTTCAAGCCAACATGAAAGCTTGAAGGAAATATCagtcaagtttcttttctgagtGCTCACCACCATTATCTGTATTTAGGACCTTGCCTTTAAGCTTCCTTGCATTCAAATCAAAACTTGAACCACGGGAATCATATTTATCATCATCACTCTCATAAATAACCACTTCCTTCTCCAATAGCTTGAGTGGGTCCACTTCATTGAATGACATTGTCCTAAGGTCTATGATTTCCTCTGCTGATCCTTCACTTGAAGAAGGACTAGACATCTTGATTTCTGGTATCTTCTTGGTATGATTCAACTCCACTGCTTGACTACCATGATTTTCCATATCTTTAGAATTTGCTTCTTGTTTGTCAGACACTGTGTTCTGTCGAGTATTGGGACCATTCTGATCATCAGGATCATAGGAATCAGACCGAGAGAGTTCCACAGCTGCTCTTGCAGCTGCTGCTGCATAGGCAGCTGACTCAAAGGCTGCTTGAGCTGCATCAGCTACATCCCTGTATTTTCTCCTTGTTTTTATTGAATCAGAGAACTCATCATCATCTCCTGCATCATGACTTGCCTTAATTGATGTCTCCTGCTTCTTGCTTACATCCAGATTTCCCTGTATTGATAACATAACCGGCATGCCATTAGTTATTTCTATATTCTAGTCAGTTGATCCTTATAGTAAATTACATACCTCGCTGGAATCAGTGGTTTCCTCGAGTTGTAAAGCAATGCCGTACTCGGCAGCAATCTGGTTGAGCACATTCCTTCTGCTCTGCAAGTCTGGTTGTCTGGTTGACAGCTTCTGTATAATCTGTGGAAGCCAAAGAATTAAGTTATAGCATACTGCAGAATCTGTATTATGCCAGTCAAAAAGTCACTCACATTTCACAAGATTTGCTAGGATCTTATAATATCAATACTAAAACTCTGAAATCTGTAGATTTCCTTCACAAAGCAACCACTAGTAAGCACAATGCAATCTCAGGAACACTGTTCGATATCAGATGCTACCTAAATCTAACAATAAGGTTCTGGTATATACTAGTTTTTGACCCTAGG
This region includes:
- the LOC107920456 gene encoding homologous-pairing protein 2 homolog; this encodes MAPKSDNTEAIVLNYVNEQNRPLNSQNVADSLQKYNLKKASIQKALDSLADSGKISFKEYGKQKIYLARQDQFNIPNNEELASMKEENAKLQEHLDQQKKAITEVEGEIKSLQSNLTLEQIHDKEAKLRKEVKEMEDKLVKLRGGVTLVRPEEKKAVEAMYSEKISLWRRRKRMFKDLWDAITENSPKDLKEFKEELGIEYDEDVGVNLQSVSELLQHGKKRARGQ
- the LOC107920455 gene encoding uncharacterized protein isoform X2, which gives rise to MGKKLAAFLGRGFKPSKFKSLVTLAISRLAVFKNQRQIRCNQARSDVVQLLQLSHHDRALLRVDQVIKEQNMLDVFVILEGYCNLVIERLHLIEQDRVCPDELNEAITGLLFASSRCGDFPELLEIRAVFTSHYGKEFAARAIELRNNCGVNAKIIQKLSTRQPDLQSRRNVLNQIAAEYGIALQLEETTDSSEGNLDVSKKQETSIKASHDAGDDDEFSDSIKTRRKYRDVADAAQAAFESAAYAAAAARAAVELSRSDSYDPDDQNGPNTRQNTVSDKQEANSKDMENHGSQAVELNHTKKIPEIKMSSPSSSEGSAEEIIDLRTMSFNEVDPLKLLEKEVVIYESDDDKYDSRGSSFDLNARKLKGKVLNTDNGGEHSEKKLD
- the LOC107920455 gene encoding uncharacterized protein isoform X1, whose protein sequence is MGKKLAAFLGRGFKPSKFKSLVTLAISRLAVFKNQRQIRCNQARSDVVQLLQLSHHDRALLRVDQVIKEQNMLDVFVILEGYCNLVIERLHLIEQDRLCFSIISLFFPCRVFKFLDNPLFVFCCRVCPDELNEAITGLLFASSRCGDFPELLEIRAVFTSHYGKEFAARAIELRNNCGVNAKIIQKLSTRQPDLQSRRNVLNQIAAEYGIALQLEETTDSSEGNLDVSKKQETSIKASHDAGDDDEFSDSIKTRRKYRDVADAAQAAFESAAYAAAAARAAVELSRSDSYDPDDQNGPNTRQNTVSDKQEANSKDMENHGSQAVELNHTKKIPEIKMSSPSSSEGSAEEIIDLRTMSFNEVDPLKLLEKEVVIYESDDDKYDSRGSSFDLNARKLKGKVLNTDNGGEHSEKKLD